In the genome of Pseudarthrobacter sp. IC2-21, one region contains:
- a CDS encoding AMP-binding protein — MNIGRQNIGPLDIEPALTALAAALRGEGPAVELSVNPDGELVVGHTETPGCDDAVAVVRTSGSTGAPKATVLTVEALAASSMATALALQGEGQWLLALPVQFVAGVQVLVRSLFAGTRPWVMDMSGGFTPAAFTAGALELTDPIRFTSLVPTQLQRLLESPSPDTLAVLRRFDGILLGGAPASHALLTAAREAGLKVITTYGSAETCGGCVYDGVPLTGVEVRIAEDDRILLGGDTIAAGYLDAPESTDTFYEEDGVRWYRTNDLGTLDADGRLTILGRADDVIITGGVKVSAAHVQQELEKSDGVAAAFVAGVPSAEWGQAVAAYVALAGGGTDSAVPGTGAAEGSPTGDHAVVLEHEWHQRLGLLAPKTILAAPELLMLPNGKPDRLAMIERLNALHQGK, encoded by the coding sequence ATGAACATCGGACGCCAGAACATCGGGCCCCTGGACATCGAACCGGCGCTCACCGCGCTGGCCGCCGCGCTCCGCGGTGAGGGTCCCGCCGTCGAACTTTCCGTAAACCCGGACGGTGAGCTGGTGGTGGGGCACACGGAGACGCCGGGCTGCGATGACGCTGTGGCCGTGGTGCGGACGTCCGGCTCAACCGGGGCGCCCAAGGCCACGGTGCTGACCGTGGAAGCGCTGGCGGCCTCTTCCATGGCCACTGCGCTCGCCCTCCAGGGCGAGGGCCAGTGGCTGCTGGCGCTGCCGGTGCAGTTCGTGGCCGGCGTCCAGGTCCTGGTCCGGTCGCTGTTTGCCGGCACCCGGCCATGGGTCATGGACATGTCCGGCGGCTTCACTCCGGCGGCGTTCACGGCCGGCGCGCTGGAACTGACGGACCCCATCCGGTTCACGTCCCTGGTGCCCACCCAACTGCAGCGCCTGCTGGAATCGCCGTCCCCGGATACCCTTGCGGTCCTGCGCCGGTTCGATGGCATCCTGCTGGGCGGCGCACCGGCGTCGCACGCGCTGCTGACCGCCGCGCGGGAGGCGGGCCTCAAGGTGATCACCACCTACGGCTCCGCCGAAACATGCGGTGGCTGCGTGTACGACGGCGTGCCGCTCACCGGCGTTGAGGTCCGGATCGCCGAGGACGACCGCATCCTGCTGGGCGGCGACACCATCGCCGCCGGCTACCTCGACGCGCCCGAGAGCACGGACACGTTCTACGAGGAGGACGGCGTCCGCTGGTACCGCACCAATGACCTTGGCACCCTCGACGCGGACGGCCGGCTGACCATCCTGGGACGTGCCGATGACGTGATCATCACCGGCGGCGTCAAGGTCTCCGCCGCGCATGTGCAACAAGAGCTGGAAAAGTCCGACGGCGTCGCGGCGGCTTTTGTGGCCGGCGTTCCGTCCGCGGAGTGGGGCCAGGCCGTGGCCGCCTACGTTGCGCTGGCAGGCGGCGGCACGGACAGCGCCGTGCCCGGCACGGGCGCAGCGGAAGGCTCCCCCACCGGGGATCACGCCGTCGTGCTTGAACATGAGTGGCATCAGCGGCTCGGACTGCTCGCGCCCAAAACCATACTGGCCGCACCGGAGCTCCTGATGCTCCCCAACGGCAAGCCGGACCGGCTGGCCATGATCGAGCGGCTCAACGCCCTGCATCAGGGAAAGTAG
- a CDS encoding 1,4-dihydroxy-2-naphthoate polyprenyltransferase, with protein MATAAQWIQGARLRTLPAAIAPVLIGTAAAYELDSFRPVNAVLAALVALLLQVGVNYANDYSDGVRGTDEDRVGPLRLVGSGAAKPEHVKYAAFGTFALAMLFGLALVVITQSWWLILVGIGCVMAAWGYTGGKNPYGYMGLGDVFVFVFFGLVATLGTTYTQAGQISLPAVIGAIGTGLIACALLTANNVRDIPTDIQAGKKTLAVRLGDKHARESYVLMLAVAILLVVILAPGRPWILIVLLLIPACLMPAWLMINGRKRKSLIPVLKQTGLINLGYSVLFSLGLVLSHGF; from the coding sequence GTGGCCACAGCCGCACAATGGATCCAAGGCGCCCGGCTCCGCACATTGCCGGCCGCCATCGCCCCCGTGCTGATCGGCACCGCAGCGGCCTACGAGCTGGATTCGTTCCGTCCCGTCAACGCCGTGCTGGCCGCCCTGGTGGCGCTGCTCCTGCAGGTCGGGGTGAACTACGCCAATGACTATTCCGACGGCGTCCGCGGCACCGACGAGGACCGTGTGGGCCCGCTGCGGCTGGTGGGCTCCGGCGCTGCCAAGCCCGAGCACGTCAAGTACGCCGCGTTCGGAACGTTCGCCCTGGCCATGCTGTTCGGCCTGGCCCTGGTGGTGATCACCCAGAGCTGGTGGCTGATCCTGGTGGGAATCGGGTGCGTCATGGCCGCCTGGGGTTACACCGGCGGCAAAAACCCGTACGGCTACATGGGCCTGGGCGACGTGTTTGTTTTTGTCTTTTTCGGCCTCGTGGCCACGCTCGGCACCACGTATACGCAGGCCGGGCAGATCAGCCTTCCGGCCGTCATCGGCGCGATCGGCACGGGCCTGATCGCCTGCGCCCTGCTGACGGCCAACAACGTGCGCGACATCCCCACGGACATCCAGGCCGGCAAGAAAACCCTCGCCGTGCGCCTGGGTGACAAGCACGCCCGTGAAAGCTACGTGCTGATGCTGGCCGTAGCCATCCTGCTGGTGGTGATCCTGGCGCCCGGGCGGCCCTGGATCCTGATTGTGCTGCTCCTCATCCCGGCCTGCCTGATGCCTGCCTGGCTGATGATCAACGGCCGCAAACGCAAGAGCCTGATCCCGGTGCTCAAGCAGACCGGCCTGATCAACCTTGGCTACAGCGTGCTGTTTTCACTGGGGCTGGTCCTCAGCCACGGGTTCTAG
- a CDS encoding DUF4229 domain-containing protein, with product MVAFLKYSLIRLALFAPLFVLFMFLQLGAVLSVICAGLIAFAISYLFFQKQRDDATASLHHRFSGKAKPLRSAGEVADADAEDKLLDSNPDVTIRTSTPKTPEA from the coding sequence ATGGTGGCTTTCCTGAAATACTCCCTGATCCGGCTGGCGCTGTTTGCGCCGCTCTTTGTGTTGTTTATGTTCCTGCAGTTGGGGGCGGTGCTATCGGTGATCTGCGCCGGGCTCATTGCCTTTGCGATCAGTTACCTGTTCTTCCAGAAGCAGCGCGACGACGCTACCGCTTCCCTGCACCACCGGTTCTCCGGCAAGGCCAAGCCCCTGCGCAGCGCGGGTGAGGTTGCTGACGCTGACGCGGAGGACAAGCTCCTGGACAGCAACCCGGATGTCACCATCCGCACCAGCACGCCCAAGACGCCCGAGGCCTAA
- a CDS encoding PLD nuclease N-terminal domain-containing protein, with the protein MLFRVVLAVAVLVIFVYGLVDVIRTDARLTRGISKPAWIVVMIILPVIGAVLWLLIGRPRSSAPAPRQYSGPTAPDDDPDFLRNLEIRRRKQAEAARLKKLKDELESKGETGPAGSGSDGTGEADTHDTGDVK; encoded by the coding sequence ATGCTCTTCCGTGTGGTTCTGGCCGTCGCAGTACTCGTCATCTTTGTGTATGGACTGGTGGACGTGATCCGCACTGACGCCCGTCTGACCCGTGGCATCTCCAAGCCGGCCTGGATCGTGGTGATGATCATCCTGCCGGTGATCGGTGCGGTCCTGTGGCTGCTGATCGGCCGTCCCAGGAGTTCCGCCCCGGCCCCCCGGCAGTACAGCGGCCCCACCGCCCCGGATGATGATCCCGATTTCCTCCGGAACCTCGAGATCCGCCGCCGCAAACAGGCCGAAGCCGCCCGCCTCAAGAAGCTCAAGGATGAGCTGGAGTCCAAAGGCGAAACCGGCCCTGCCGGCTCCGGATCCGACGGCACCGGAGAGGCAGACACGCACGATACCGGCGACGTGAAGTAG
- a CDS encoding IniB N-terminal domain-containing protein has protein sequence MPTLANGLVVFLMSLFRNREAAQEFLADPERALEDAGLGGVGPADVDAVMPVIVDFAPITVDASSADRSYTNGGNVAAAGRGGAVAVTPPPADGHHGYDHDHEHAVRQLTNVVATYSWTSSVDDRDAVTEPSANRNIWADGDVTQYFENRSTDESTGGGAGV, from the coding sequence ATGCCTACCCTTGCCAACGGCCTTGTGGTGTTCCTGATGAGCCTTTTCAGAAACCGGGAGGCTGCGCAGGAATTCCTGGCCGATCCGGAACGTGCCCTGGAAGACGCCGGTCTTGGCGGCGTGGGCCCTGCCGATGTCGATGCCGTCATGCCGGTGATCGTGGACTTCGCACCCATCACCGTGGACGCATCGTCAGCGGACCGGTCATACACCAATGGCGGCAATGTCGCTGCTGCGGGCCGTGGCGGGGCTGTCGCCGTCACACCGCCTCCTGCCGACGGTCATCACGGCTATGATCACGACCACGAGCACGCCGTCCGGCAGCTGACCAACGTGGTGGCCACCTACTCGTGGACCTCATCCGTGGACGACCGGGACGCCGTCACCGAGCCGTCAGCCAACCGGAACATCTGGGCCGACGGAGATGTCACCCAGTACTTCGAGAACAGGTCCACGGACGAATCCACCGGCGGGGGTGCCGGGGTATGA
- a CDS encoding LuxR C-terminal-related transcriptional regulator, giving the protein MPHQATPAEEASAPPHPHQIANQLRGENAAVRELLLALSVGFTLPGPLPEELERKMADGQAEGMEALVARAEASGLLQPGGTVASAVQKAVLTATPTPRVQALQRELVGCYAAEDRPLGELARELARSGLADQRVAAELEKAGDRALEHHPALAGQLYDEALLAGADEMVTAARRAQSAWATGDLDSAGRIIDTLLICPDPPDLQRGADVSAAVWAQRGMLARSADVYSWLGPERVGPSGPAAAVALIGHGNRAGAEAMFPAGSAPSSPTFLAVAQAQTATGLMESLSAEPHRGLPLLIHASDTLNASGAALPMPDVPGALAALVALHSGEPHLAEAIAQTAAAAGQGGDAVKPRLFLLQAWAAMQQNNPDEARLAINEASKTNHWPLVPRDEFLGVALEVGLARRSGEVHGLILAWERAREAMLHTTVDLYNLLPWGELMIAAARLRETRRISHYLEEAWKLLRDLDNPPLWSIPLHWAAVQAALLSESPADVAPHAAALVRAGDNSHFASQLASAGKAWVSVLAGSFRAADVEAAARGLNAVGMPWEGARLAGHAAARADERQDMLRLLSCARDLHPQGNSPGASSEGQPEVRGAPGSAQGSGNGAVRPDASVLSEREKEVARLVLEGKTYREIGETIYISPRTAEHHIARMRRRLGAENRSDLLVRLRLALEAENPPDE; this is encoded by the coding sequence ATGCCCCACCAGGCCACACCGGCCGAGGAAGCATCAGCGCCCCCGCATCCCCACCAGATTGCCAACCAGCTTCGAGGGGAGAACGCGGCAGTCCGTGAACTGCTCCTGGCCTTGTCGGTGGGCTTCACGCTGCCGGGACCACTTCCGGAGGAACTTGAACGCAAGATGGCCGACGGCCAGGCGGAGGGCATGGAAGCGTTAGTGGCCCGGGCGGAAGCGTCCGGGCTTCTCCAACCCGGCGGCACGGTGGCGAGTGCCGTTCAAAAAGCCGTGCTGACCGCCACGCCCACACCGCGCGTCCAGGCACTGCAGCGTGAACTGGTGGGCTGTTACGCGGCCGAGGACCGGCCCTTGGGTGAGCTGGCGCGTGAACTGGCACGCAGCGGCCTGGCCGACCAACGGGTGGCTGCTGAACTCGAAAAGGCCGGGGACCGCGCGCTGGAACACCATCCGGCGCTTGCCGGCCAGCTCTACGACGAGGCTCTGCTGGCCGGGGCCGACGAAATGGTCACCGCTGCGCGCCGCGCCCAGTCAGCATGGGCCACAGGCGACCTTGATTCCGCCGGGCGGATCATTGATACGCTCCTGATATGCCCTGATCCGCCGGATCTCCAGCGCGGTGCTGACGTCTCGGCCGCCGTCTGGGCACAGCGGGGGATGCTGGCGCGTAGCGCGGATGTCTACAGCTGGCTCGGTCCGGAACGGGTGGGACCGTCCGGTCCGGCCGCCGCGGTGGCGCTGATCGGCCACGGCAACCGGGCAGGTGCCGAGGCGATGTTCCCCGCCGGCTCCGCGCCGTCGTCGCCCACGTTCCTTGCCGTGGCGCAGGCCCAAACGGCCACAGGCCTGATGGAATCGCTGTCCGCCGAGCCGCACCGGGGACTGCCGCTCCTGATCCATGCTTCAGACACGCTGAACGCCTCCGGAGCAGCCCTGCCCATGCCGGACGTGCCCGGTGCGCTGGCCGCGCTGGTTGCCCTTCACAGCGGCGAGCCGCATCTGGCCGAAGCCATCGCGCAGACAGCCGCAGCCGCCGGCCAGGGAGGGGACGCCGTGAAGCCGCGGCTGTTCCTGCTTCAGGCGTGGGCGGCCATGCAACAGAACAACCCGGACGAGGCGCGGCTGGCCATTAACGAAGCCTCAAAGACCAACCACTGGCCGCTGGTGCCCCGGGACGAGTTCCTTGGCGTTGCCCTGGAAGTGGGGCTGGCGCGAAGAAGCGGCGAAGTCCACGGCCTGATCCTGGCTTGGGAACGCGCCCGCGAAGCAATGCTGCACACAACCGTGGACCTCTACAATCTCCTTCCCTGGGGGGAACTCATGATTGCGGCCGCCCGGCTCAGGGAGACCAGGCGGATCTCGCACTACCTCGAGGAAGCGTGGAAACTTCTGCGGGACCTGGACAATCCGCCGCTGTGGTCGATACCCCTGCACTGGGCTGCCGTCCAGGCGGCACTGCTGAGCGAAAGCCCTGCCGACGTGGCGCCCCACGCCGCGGCCCTGGTCCGGGCGGGGGACAACAGCCACTTTGCCTCTCAGCTGGCCTCCGCGGGGAAGGCCTGGGTATCGGTGCTCGCGGGGAGTTTTAGAGCCGCGGACGTTGAAGCCGCCGCGCGCGGTTTGAACGCTGTCGGGATGCCCTGGGAGGGTGCACGGCTTGCCGGTCACGCCGCTGCCCGGGCAGATGAGCGCCAGGACATGCTGCGCCTGCTTTCCTGTGCGCGGGACCTCCATCCGCAAGGAAACTCACCGGGCGCTTCGTCCGAAGGGCAGCCTGAAGTCCGCGGTGCGCCCGGCAGTGCGCAAGGCAGTGGGAATGGTGCCGTCCGGCCGGACGCCTCGGTGCTGAGCGAACGGGAAAAGGAAGTGGCCAGGCTGGTGCTGGAAGGCAAGACGTACCGGGAGATCGGGGAAACCATCTACATCTCGCCGCGCACCGCCGAGCACCACATTGCCCGCATGCGCCGCCGTCTGGGCGCCGAAAACCGCTCCGACCTGCTGGTCAGGCTCCGCCTTGCCCTCGAAGCAGAGAACCCCCCAGACGAGTGA
- a CDS encoding Hsp70 family protein, which produces MSYVLAVDIGTSSTAAAIATLDHNASAVPEGLPLDRGGNAVPSVVYYPEEGPVLAGEAAERLGLEDPGRLVRGFKRRLGDPDPFVVGTLSLPAEEIFATMARWVVDRAEEREGDLPAEIVITHPASWGAPLTSAVLAALANQGLHNVTLITEPEAAVLHYASQVRVEDGSTIAVYELDGGTFDTAILRKTGEGHFELLASPGGIEGLGGADFDAAVRRDGIKDHIGATVDALGRSLESLGLEPEDLTAVLLVGGSPSIPLAAQLMSEQLGRPIVFDADPQTSICFGAAAAATRVLPAMAAEPADAADAVPGIPAPADVAVEPHDPQGRASLSSEPGAAFGSLTGTAAVGDGARGIPAGSAHHDHAHAARGGAHAPRPAVRLTAVAAGAALFTILSAAAAQSPGGLSNITAMLVPDATPSQSAPAAPGALGAAGAAAPAAVAPGAVAPGAEEPPAGIEASARPAVPAAPAAGIEAGAAPGNRPSTSAPPPNSSTPGGAVGSTPGGSGTVGGPIFVAGPGTPAVPGTAPAPAPAPAPGTTPPASTTPPGTTPPVTTPPVTTQPPVTTPPVTTQPPVTTPPATTQPPVTTPPVTTQPPVTTPPVTTQPPVPVVPAPTTVAPPPAPVVPAPTTVAPPPAPVVPAPTTVAPPPPPVIPAPPPAPAPPPVVPAPTTVAPAPAPVVPPPAPVVPAPTTVAPAPVPTTIAPAPSAAPTTAPAA; this is translated from the coding sequence ATGAGCTACGTTCTCGCCGTTGATATCGGGACCAGTTCCACTGCCGCCGCCATTGCCACCCTGGACCACAATGCCTCGGCCGTCCCCGAGGGCCTGCCCTTGGACCGCGGCGGAAACGCGGTCCCTTCGGTGGTGTACTACCCCGAAGAGGGGCCGGTCCTGGCAGGCGAGGCTGCCGAGCGGCTCGGCCTGGAGGACCCCGGCCGGTTAGTGCGCGGGTTCAAGCGCCGGCTCGGAGACCCTGATCCGTTCGTGGTGGGAACACTGTCCCTTCCGGCTGAGGAAATCTTTGCCACCATGGCCCGCTGGGTGGTGGACCGGGCCGAAGAACGCGAGGGCGATCTGCCGGCGGAAATCGTCATCACCCACCCGGCGTCCTGGGGAGCGCCCCTGACCTCCGCCGTCCTTGCGGCCCTCGCCAACCAGGGCCTGCACAACGTCACCCTGATTACCGAACCCGAAGCAGCCGTGCTGCATTACGCCTCCCAGGTGCGGGTGGAGGACGGCAGCACCATCGCCGTCTACGAGCTGGACGGCGGGACCTTTGACACGGCCATCCTGCGGAAGACCGGCGAGGGGCACTTTGAATTACTGGCCAGCCCGGGCGGCATCGAAGGACTCGGCGGGGCCGACTTTGACGCCGCGGTACGGCGCGACGGGATCAAGGACCACATCGGAGCCACCGTTGATGCCCTCGGACGTTCGCTCGAAAGCCTCGGGCTCGAACCCGAGGACCTAACGGCGGTGCTGCTGGTCGGCGGGTCTCCAAGTATTCCGTTGGCGGCGCAGCTGATGTCGGAACAGCTGGGCCGGCCCATCGTGTTCGATGCCGACCCGCAGACCTCCATCTGCTTCGGTGCGGCCGCGGCTGCAACACGGGTTCTACCGGCAATGGCGGCCGAACCTGCTGACGCGGCTGACGCGGTGCCGGGAATCCCGGCGCCGGCAGATGTAGCTGTTGAGCCGCATGACCCCCAGGGCCGTGCCAGCTTGTCCTCCGAACCCGGGGCAGCCTTCGGCTCGTTGACTGGCACCGCCGCCGTCGGCGACGGTGCCAGGGGGATTCCTGCCGGGAGCGCCCACCACGACCATGCCCATGCAGCGAGGGGCGGGGCCCATGCCCCGCGACCTGCCGTGCGGCTGACTGCAGTGGCTGCCGGTGCCGCCCTCTTCACCATCCTGAGCGCCGCCGCCGCGCAAAGCCCAGGCGGCCTGAGCAACATCACCGCCATGCTCGTGCCGGACGCCACGCCCTCCCAGTCGGCCCCGGCGGCTCCCGGCGCCCTCGGCGCGGCCGGCGCGGCCGCGCCTGCAGCCGTGGCGCCGGGAGCCGTGGCGCCGGGAGCTGAGGAACCGCCCGCCGGCATTGAAGCCAGCGCCAGGCCGGCGGTCCCGGCCGCCCCGGCAGCGGGCATAGAGGCAGGGGCGGCCCCTGGTAACAGGCCATCCACCTCGGCACCCCCGCCCAACTCTTCGACACCGGGAGGGGCCGTGGGGTCCACGCCCGGCGGCTCCGGCACGGTAGGCGGCCCCATCTTTGTGGCCGGACCGGGAACTCCAGCGGTACCGGGAACGGCGCCGGCGCCGGCTCCGGCACCGGCACCGGGAACGACGCCCCCGGCCTCGACGACCCCGCCCGGCACGACCCCGCCGGTGACGACGCCGCCTGTGACGACTCAGCCTCCGGTGACGACGCCGCCTGTGACGACTCAGCCTCCGGTGACGACGCCGCCTGCGACGACTCAGCCGCCGGTGACCACCCCGCCGGTGACGACTCAGCCGCCGGTGACCACCCCGCCGGTGACGACTCAGCCGCCGGTGCCGGTGGTTCCTGCACCGACGACGGTGGCCCCTCCTCCGGCTCCGGTGGTTCCTGCGCCGACGACGGTGGCACCTCCGCCAGCCCCGGTGGTTCCTGCACCGACGACGGTGGCACCTCCGCCGCCTCCGGTCATCCCCGCCCCTCCGCCGGCCCCTGCGCCGCCTCCGGTGGTCCCCGCGCCGACGACAGTTGCCCCCGCGCCCGCCCCGGTGGTTCCTCCGCCGGCCCCGGTGGTTCCCGCACCGACGACGGTCGCCCCCGCGCCGGTGCCGACCACCATTGCGCCGGCTCCGTCGGCTGCTCCGACCACGGCGCCGGCAGCGTGA
- the ccsB gene encoding c-type cytochrome biogenesis protein CcsB — MPFVINETMGAYSELLMLLAAGTYTVAFIAFAWDLAKSSKALRAIDLKAADAAGAVDEAKVPVAAGAGASLHAGASANRVDSHLAGPAGRAERPSSSAAKQAGAGSPAGQTADADMRYAAERRVPARVAVALTVLGVLIHGAGVVTRALGAGRVPWGNMYEFLTTGAFVAVAVFLLVLIRRDLRFLGTFVVGLAIVMLVAASVAYWTPVGHLVPALQSYWLIIHVSIAVMSSALFTLTFAMSALQLVQSHRQKTIAAGGADKLGFMRLVPSALSLENLSYRINAIAFIGWTFTLMFGAIWAEKAWGRFWGWDTKEVWTFVIWVVYAGYLHARATRGWTGTRAAWLSIVGYLCVVFNFTIVNQFFNGLHSYSGL, encoded by the coding sequence ATGCCTTTCGTCATTAACGAAACCATGGGCGCATACAGCGAACTGCTGATGCTGCTCGCCGCCGGCACCTACACCGTGGCCTTCATCGCCTTCGCCTGGGACCTGGCGAAAAGCAGCAAGGCGTTGCGCGCCATCGACCTCAAGGCAGCGGACGCTGCAGGGGCTGTTGACGAGGCCAAGGTCCCGGTGGCTGCCGGAGCAGGCGCTTCGCTTCACGCCGGCGCTTCAGCGAACAGGGTGGATTCGCACCTGGCCGGGCCGGCGGGGAGGGCTGAACGACCGTCGTCGTCCGCCGCCAAGCAGGCCGGTGCAGGGTCCCCGGCGGGACAAACGGCCGACGCCGACATGCGCTACGCAGCCGAACGCCGCGTCCCGGCGCGGGTTGCGGTGGCCCTGACCGTGCTGGGTGTCCTGATCCACGGCGCCGGCGTCGTGACGCGTGCGCTCGGTGCCGGCCGCGTGCCGTGGGGCAACATGTACGAGTTCCTCACCACGGGTGCCTTTGTGGCGGTAGCCGTGTTCCTGCTGGTGCTGATCCGCCGCGACCTCCGGTTCCTGGGCACGTTTGTTGTTGGCCTGGCCATCGTCATGCTGGTGGCCGCCTCCGTCGCGTACTGGACCCCGGTGGGCCACCTGGTGCCGGCCCTGCAAAGCTACTGGCTCATCATCCACGTCTCCATCGCCGTCATGTCCTCGGCGCTCTTTACCCTGACCTTTGCCATGTCCGCGCTGCAGCTTGTTCAGTCCCACCGGCAAAAGACCATTGCCGCCGGCGGCGCCGACAAGCTTGGCTTCATGCGCCTGGTGCCTTCCGCCCTGAGCCTGGAAAACCTCTCCTACCGGATCAATGCGATCGCCTTCATCGGCTGGACCTTCACCCTGATGTTCGGCGCCATCTGGGCTGAAAAGGCCTGGGGCCGGTTCTGGGGCTGGGACACCAAGGAAGTCTGGACCTTCGTGATCTGGGTGGTCTACGCCGGCTACCTCCACGCCCGTGCCACCCGCGGCTGGACAGGCACCCGGGCCGCCTGGCTGTCGATCGTCGGATACCTCTGCGTGGTCTTTAACTTCACGATTGTTAATCAGTTCTTCAACGGCCTGCATTCCTACTCGGGCCTCTGA
- a CDS encoding cytochrome c biogenesis protein ResB, protein MSERVKAKTKSPAPVAAAKANTALPVLGPLGMLRWAWTQLTSMRTALFLLLLLAVAAVPGSLFPQRPANPFVVTQYIKDNGDYGKLLDTLQLFDVYSSAWFSAIYILLFISLIGCVVPRAIAHYRAMRSQPPRTPKRLSRLPEYGTLVVPADAGLPASDAIHSAAGLLRKRGYRVEVRDDDGARPSLGAERGFAKEVGNLVFHTSLIGVLVSVAVGGLFGYSGQRILVEGDTFVNTLVGYDQFTPGTNFQSSQLQPYSIQLDKFDVTFDRESPGKFGQPIDFNAQVTTKENPDAPAKQEVLKVNDPVTLGGTSIYLTGNGYAPVVTIRDGAGNVAMQGPVVAKLQGENYYSSVVIKVPDARPDQLGFVGFFLPTAFVTDAGVSFSGDPDLFNPQLTLNSYYGDLGLDNGAPQNVFELDVKGLTPLNNRTLAAGGITLAPGSTHTLPDGKGSITFDGVKRYVGVDIHHNPGQVAALIFALLAVAGLIVSLYVNRRRVWIRTGTHEDGRTMVEYGLLARGEDHRLAAEAQSIRKLLSEEWQLEVSDSTQQIPSRQGDNGADSVTTPTGSAGPTKDQ, encoded by the coding sequence ATGAGCGAGCGCGTGAAAGCAAAAACAAAATCCCCGGCCCCCGTAGCCGCTGCCAAGGCAAATACGGCCCTCCCCGTCCTGGGACCCCTGGGGATGCTCCGTTGGGCCTGGACCCAGCTGACCAGCATGCGCACAGCGCTCTTCCTCCTGCTCCTGCTGGCGGTTGCCGCCGTGCCGGGCTCGCTGTTCCCGCAGCGCCCGGCCAACCCGTTCGTGGTGACGCAGTACATCAAGGACAACGGGGACTACGGAAAACTGCTGGACACCCTGCAGCTCTTCGACGTTTACTCCTCGGCGTGGTTCTCGGCCATCTACATCCTTCTCTTCATCTCGCTGATCGGTTGTGTGGTGCCGCGCGCCATCGCCCACTACAGGGCTATGCGCTCCCAGCCGCCGCGGACCCCCAAAAGGCTCTCGCGCCTCCCCGAGTACGGCACCCTGGTGGTGCCCGCCGACGCCGGCCTCCCGGCGTCGGACGCCATCCACAGTGCCGCGGGGCTGCTCCGGAAGCGCGGCTACCGCGTTGAGGTCAGGGACGACGACGGCGCGCGGCCGTCTTTGGGTGCCGAGCGCGGCTTCGCCAAGGAGGTGGGGAACCTGGTGTTCCACACCTCGCTGATCGGCGTCCTGGTGTCCGTGGCCGTCGGCGGCCTGTTCGGTTACAGCGGCCAGCGCATCCTGGTCGAGGGCGATACGTTCGTGAACACCCTGGTGGGCTATGACCAGTTCACCCCCGGCACCAACTTCCAGTCCAGCCAGTTGCAGCCCTACTCCATCCAGCTGGACAAATTCGATGTCACGTTCGACCGCGAATCCCCGGGCAAGTTCGGCCAGCCCATCGACTTCAACGCGCAGGTGACCACCAAGGAAAACCCTGACGCACCCGCCAAGCAGGAGGTCCTCAAAGTCAACGACCCCGTCACCCTGGGCGGCACCAGCATCTACCTCACCGGCAACGGCTACGCCCCCGTGGTGACCATCCGCGACGGCGCCGGCAATGTGGCCATGCAGGGCCCCGTGGTAGCCAAGCTCCAGGGCGAGAACTACTACTCGTCCGTGGTCATCAAGGTCCCCGACGCCCGTCCGGACCAGCTGGGCTTTGTGGGCTTCTTCCTGCCCACTGCGTTCGTCACCGACGCAGGCGTTTCGTTCAGCGGCGATCCGGACCTGTTCAACCCCCAGCTGACCCTGAACTCCTACTACGGGGACCTTGGCCTTGACAACGGTGCACCCCAGAACGTCTTCGAACTGGACGTCAAGGGCCTGACCCCGCTGAATAACCGGACCCTGGCGGCCGGCGGCATCACCCTGGCGCCGGGCAGCACCCACACCCTGCCGGACGGCAAGGGCAGCATCACTTTCGACGGCGTGAAGCGGTACGTCGGGGTGGACATCCACCACAACCCCGGCCAGGTCGCCGCCCTGATCTTCGCCCTGCTCGCCGTGGCAGGACTGATCGTCTCGCTGTACGTCAACCGCCGCCGTGTCTGGATCCGCACCGGGACCCACGAGGACGGCCGGACCATGGTGGAATACGGGCTCCTGGCGCGCGGCGAGGATCACCGGCTGGCCGCCGAGGCGCAGTCCATCCGCAAGCTCCTCTCCGAAGAGTGGCAACTCGAAGTTTCCGATTCCACCCAGCAAATTCCCAGCCGCCAGGGCGATAATGGCGCAGACTCCGTCACCACTCCCACCGGCTCCGCCGGACCCACAAAGGACCAGTAA